A window of the Pseudoalteromonas sp. A25 genome harbors these coding sequences:
- a CDS encoding class II aldolase/adducin family protein yields MFELPKLNLKGKVSEQEWQLRVDLAACYRLVEHMRWGDLIYTHMSARLPGTDQYLVNAFGLSFDEVTASNLVKVDLAGNILDDTPFKINPAGFTIHSAIHEVRDDAHCVIHLHTKETVAVASLECGLLPLSQHSMFSLPSLSYHGYEGLAVNDDERKRLQDDLGSTNHMLLVNHGGLTVGPTVGDAFMRFYDLQRACEIQLAIQSSGQQAVPVPQPIIDNIYNQANVVHSGSTGGQVAWPAMLRKAYRLDPSFAQ; encoded by the coding sequence ATGTTTGAATTACCTAAACTTAACTTAAAAGGCAAAGTGTCTGAGCAGGAGTGGCAGCTACGCGTAGATTTAGCAGCCTGCTATCGCTTAGTTGAGCATATGCGCTGGGGCGATTTAATTTACACGCATATGTCGGCGCGTTTACCTGGCACCGATCAGTATTTGGTCAATGCATTTGGTTTAAGTTTTGATGAGGTGACTGCGTCAAATCTAGTGAAAGTAGATTTAGCCGGTAATATTCTTGATGATACGCCATTTAAAATAAACCCTGCGGGCTTTACGATTCATAGCGCCATTCATGAAGTAAGAGACGACGCGCACTGTGTTATTCATTTACACACCAAAGAAACGGTAGCCGTAGCGAGTCTTGAGTGTGGGTTATTACCTTTGAGCCAGCATTCGATGTTTTCATTGCCTTCTTTGTCTTATCACGGCTACGAAGGATTGGCGGTAAATGACGATGAACGTAAACGCTTGCAAGACGATTTAGGCTCAACGAATCACATGTTGCTGGTCAACCATGGTGGTTTAACGGTTGGACCTACCGTGGGCGATGCATTTATGCGTTTTTACGACTTGCAGCGCGCTTGTGAGATTCAACTGGCAATTCAGTCATCGGGCCAGCAAGCCGTGCCCGTACCGCAGCCCATAATAGATAATATTTACAACCAAGCTAACGTTGTTCATAGCGGCAGCACGGGCGGGCAAGTTGCTTGGCCTGCCATGCTAAGAAAGGCATACCGCTTAGACCCAAGTTTTGCACAATAG
- a CDS encoding mandelate racemase/muconate lactonizing enzyme family protein, translating into MKVNRVEVFDIHCPDRPAWTPVFVRIHTDEGISGVGEAGLAYDLGHSAAAAMIKEMAEAFLIGHDPFQTELLWSRMLRESFWGLGGGPVVYAAMSAIDTALWDIKGKALNLPVYQLLGGKVNPELRTYASQLQFDWDSEFKALVEPQEYAEAALKAIAEGYDAVKVDPIQYDKFGNTYYDRTKIISRAEMKLYRARMQAIREAVGDEVDIIFECHSLPGATSAIQIGEIAEEFDCMYYEEPVNYLNHSLHAKVADKVAVPIAGGERLYNRWGVRPYLEDQSIDVLQPDIGLCGGFTETKKVCDYADIFDVRIQAHVCGGPVATAASLHLETAIPNFLIHEHHTYAIKKWNRELCIQDPQPKNGVFKVSEEPGIGIELNDEVVMRSQRVEIK; encoded by the coding sequence ATGAAAGTTAATCGCGTCGAAGTATTTGATATTCACTGTCCTGATAGACCCGCTTGGACTCCGGTATTTGTTCGCATTCATACCGATGAAGGCATTAGTGGTGTGGGTGAAGCAGGCCTTGCTTATGATTTAGGCCATAGCGCAGCGGCGGCCATGATAAAAGAAATGGCTGAAGCCTTTTTAATTGGTCACGACCCATTTCAAACTGAGCTGTTATGGTCGCGCATGTTGCGCGAAAGCTTTTGGGGTTTAGGTGGGGGCCCTGTGGTGTATGCGGCCATGAGCGCCATTGATACCGCCCTGTGGGATATTAAAGGCAAAGCACTTAACTTACCTGTTTATCAACTACTTGGCGGTAAGGTTAACCCTGAATTAAGAACCTATGCGTCGCAATTACAGTTTGACTGGGATAGCGAGTTTAAGGCGCTTGTAGAGCCTCAAGAGTATGCAGAAGCGGCACTTAAAGCCATTGCCGAAGGCTACGACGCGGTTAAAGTTGACCCAATCCAATACGACAAGTTTGGCAACACCTATTACGATCGCACTAAAATAATCTCTCGCGCAGAGATGAAGCTATACCGTGCACGTATGCAAGCCATTCGTGAAGCGGTAGGCGATGAAGTAGACATTATTTTTGAGTGCCACAGTTTACCGGGGGCAACCTCAGCCATTCAAATTGGCGAGATAGCCGAAGAGTTTGATTGCATGTATTACGAAGAGCCTGTGAACTACCTAAACCACTCTTTACATGCCAAAGTGGCCGACAAAGTAGCCGTGCCTATTGCTGGTGGTGAGCGCTTGTATAACCGTTGGGGTGTGCGCCCATACTTAGAAGATCAAAGTATTGACGTGTTGCAACCTGATATTGGTTTGTGTGGTGGTTTTACTGAAACCAAAAAAGTGTGCGACTACGCCGATATTTTTGATGTGCGCATTCAAGCTCACGTGTGCGGTGGCCCCGTTGCCACAGCAGCCTCGCTACACCTAGAAACAGCCATTCCTAACTTTTTGATCCATGAACACCACACCTACGCCATCAAAAAGTGGAACCGTGAATTATGTATTCAAGACCCACAACCTAAAAATGGCGTATTTAAGGTATCGGAAGAGCCAGGCATTGGCATTGAATTAAACGATGAAGTTGTAATGCGCTCACAACGCGTTGAGATCAAATAA
- a CDS encoding IS481 family transposase, with product MLHTNNPIIKHKTGLLNLAEELGNVSKACKVMGVSRDTFYRYQELVEDGGLDALIDKSRRSPNIKNRVDEVTENAVVQYAIDYPAHGQHRTSNELRKQGVFVSGSGVRSIWLRHDLENFKKRLKALEGKVADEGIILTDSQIAALEKKKSDDEACGEIETAHPGYLGSQDTFYVGNLKGVGRIYQQTFVDTYSKVAFAKLYTTKTPITAADILNDKVLPYFEQHELPMLRILTDRGTEYCGKVEHHDYQLYLAINDIDHTKTKAMSPQTNGICERFHKTILNEFYQVTFRKKLYGSLEELQKDLDEWMAYYNNERTHQGKMCCGRTPFETLLDGKSIWAEKNLAQI from the coding sequence ATGTTGCATACTAACAACCCAATTATAAAACACAAAACTGGATTACTTAATCTTGCAGAAGAACTAGGTAACGTTTCAAAAGCCTGTAAAGTCATGGGCGTTTCAAGAGATACATTTTATCGATACCAAGAGCTAGTAGAGGACGGTGGCTTGGATGCGTTAATTGATAAAAGTCGTAGATCGCCAAACATTAAAAACCGTGTAGATGAAGTTACTGAGAACGCAGTGGTTCAATACGCTATCGATTACCCAGCTCATGGCCAGCACAGAACTAGCAATGAGTTGCGTAAACAAGGCGTCTTTGTTTCAGGCAGTGGCGTTCGCTCAATCTGGTTACGCCACGATTTAGAGAACTTCAAGAAACGCTTAAAAGCTCTAGAAGGTAAAGTTGCTGACGAAGGTATTATCCTCACCGATAGCCAAATCGCTGCGCTTGAGAAAAAGAAAAGCGATGACGAAGCTTGCGGTGAAATTGAAACAGCACATCCGGGTTACCTAGGCTCACAAGATACCTTCTATGTTGGCAATCTCAAGGGTGTTGGGCGTATCTACCAACAGACGTTTGTCGATACCTACAGCAAAGTAGCCTTCGCAAAGCTGTATACGACCAAAACACCAATTACTGCGGCTGACATACTCAATGACAAGGTTCTGCCTTACTTCGAGCAACACGAGTTGCCAATGTTACGCATTTTGACTGACCGAGGCACCGAATATTGCGGTAAGGTAGAGCACCATGATTATCAGCTCTATCTGGCAATTAATGATATCGACCATACGAAAACTAAGGCAATGTCGCCTCAAACCAATGGTATCTGCGAGCGATTCCACAAGACGATACTTAACGAGTTCTATCAGGTTACGTTCCGTAAAAAGCTTTACGGTTCGCTAGAGGAACTTCAAAAAGATCTGGACGAATGGATGGCTTATTACAATAATGAGCGAACTCATCAGGGAAAAATGTGTTGTGGCAGAACGCCATTTGAAACATTGCTTGATGGAAAATCGATTTGGGCTGAGAAGAATTTAGCTCAAATCTAA
- a CDS encoding SDR family oxidoreductase, giving the protein MKLTGNTILITGGSRGIGLEIAKAFLALGNNTVIITGRDELQLQQVQSQLAGIVCIKSDVSHIDDIRNLYCEVAKQYPTLNMLINNAGVMKKINLQAHSGDAHALTQEIDINVKGPIWMVDTFLPLLKQNPNAAIVNVSSALAFVPMPVAPVYSATKSALHFYTLSLRAQLKNTGIKVFELAPPGTKTELLDEFSDADLQGSKPMTVQALVSDFMKGLSKNKEEITPDQAGLLKFMSRFFPNMILKEMSKSVKDMQ; this is encoded by the coding sequence ATGAAATTAACCGGTAACACCATTTTAATTACAGGGGGCAGCCGCGGTATTGGGCTTGAAATAGCCAAAGCTTTTTTAGCTCTTGGTAATAATACCGTGATTATAACGGGTCGTGATGAGCTGCAATTACAGCAAGTTCAAAGTCAGTTGGCAGGCATTGTTTGTATTAAAAGTGATGTCAGTCATATTGACGATATTCGTAATCTATACTGTGAGGTGGCAAAGCAATATCCCACGCTGAACATGCTGATTAATAATGCAGGGGTGATGAAAAAGATTAATCTGCAGGCTCATTCTGGCGATGCGCATGCTTTAACGCAAGAGATTGATATCAACGTAAAAGGGCCTATTTGGATGGTAGATACGTTTTTGCCATTACTTAAACAAAACCCTAATGCAGCTATTGTTAATGTGTCATCGGCTTTGGCGTTTGTGCCTATGCCCGTTGCACCTGTGTACAGTGCCACCAAATCAGCCCTGCATTTTTATACTCTGTCTTTACGAGCGCAGTTAAAAAACACGGGTATAAAGGTGTTTGAGTTAGCCCCTCCTGGCACGAAAACCGAGTTACTTGACGAGTTTAGTGACGCAGATTTACAAGGCAGTAAGCCGATGACGGTGCAAGCTTTGGTTAGCGATTTTATGAAGGGCCTTTCTAAAAATAAAGAAGAGATCACGCCTGATCAGGCTGGTTTACTGAAGTTTATGAGCCGTTTTTTTCCTAACATGATTTTAAAAGAGATGAGTAAAAGCGTTAAAGATATGCAGTAA
- a CDS encoding efflux RND transporter permease subunit, which produces MIQWFIRHPIASNLLMMFLLLGGLLSANNMRKEIIPKLPSNQLIISTYYEGKTADQVDREIGQKIDRALEGISGIKSINSVAGQNSLTVTIIKQLDYDMNRLMADVKSSIDSIYDWPVLAERPQIFQETLVFDALLVQLHGHTDPDSMIKIGEAVKQKLLSYPAIQKIEEYGAHSYAVYIQIDPYKMRQYGLSFDHISAAITKQSVRAKSGILKTPNGKYLLYSDHVAETEKMLSDLVVSVTEQGHIIYLSDVADIKDDITEHDSNVTFNNQPTMGFAVKMSATSDVLEISEQTQLAVDELKATLPSNLDITIWFNAANYVQERLDLLQNNAIQGFILVFIILTLFLNMRLAFWVAMGLPVAIAGTFIVLGELGFQYTINEVTTFGFILVLGILVDDAVVVGESIYSYKEKHGASLESTIKGTERVAIPTIFGVLTTVAALLPMTRFPSETGRLFAGFAWVVIIALLFSLLESKFILPAHLRSLKFDNNPKSLTRKLTVYPRKLLELLAHKIYRPVLDACLRYRYVCLIGFFTLVLGILGSLQNGTIRSVMFPDVPSDLIILELNLEQNVPVTLLQQAEQQVKAVRTRINEQYKQQYQLSGDIIEKAMTVTFEQGNILVFAEPIQRSERANINLKQVANQWRKELLNVEALQSVEVTVSLEGTGAGTHIRLSHPNIDRLNEISDYTKQWLARQEGVNNVLEENLSSMPQLTFTLKPEAQLFGITHRMLSEQLATAYGGLELDRFYRDEHRVKMYLTLHQQLRDSRSDLNSLYIYNEQGQPIPLSAVANVETTTVNNTLTRFNGELTRSLKVDVDKSVVSPEQLYTELEAVFASHVRPQYPGAGLKRAGELEQNVESTKGLGVAFTVAIALIYVLLAIPLKRYGQPLLIVFSVPFGLVGAVLGHVWLGLSVSLYSWLGMLTLSGVVVNDSLLIVNRYNQLCHELDSKVDAVRQACLDRFRAIFLTTITTFAGLLPLLNETSEQAQYLIPAAVSLAYGLLFATVICLILMPTLLIISSDIKAFVTMRELSLAKAHQTKKAQAL; this is translated from the coding sequence ATGATCCAGTGGTTTATTCGCCATCCGATTGCCTCTAACTTATTAATGATGTTTTTGCTGCTGGGCGGCTTGCTCAGCGCCAACAACATGCGCAAAGAAATTATTCCTAAGTTACCGTCAAACCAGCTGATCATTTCAACATATTATGAAGGTAAAACGGCCGATCAAGTTGACCGAGAAATCGGCCAAAAAATTGACCGCGCGCTTGAAGGGATCAGCGGGATCAAGTCGATTAACAGTGTTGCAGGACAAAACAGTTTAACTGTAACTATCATCAAGCAGCTTGATTATGATATGAATCGCTTAATGGCCGATGTAAAGTCGAGCATTGACAGTATTTATGACTGGCCAGTGCTTGCTGAGCGACCACAAATATTCCAAGAAACACTAGTATTTGATGCTTTGCTGGTACAATTACATGGCCACACCGACCCCGATAGTATGATCAAAATTGGTGAGGCGGTAAAACAAAAGCTACTCAGCTACCCTGCCATTCAAAAAATAGAAGAATATGGTGCTCACTCATACGCGGTTTATATTCAAATAGACCCATATAAAATGCGCCAATACGGGCTCAGCTTTGACCATATTTCTGCGGCCATCACCAAACAATCGGTACGTGCTAAAAGTGGTATTTTAAAAACGCCCAATGGTAAATATTTGCTCTACTCTGATCATGTTGCTGAAACTGAAAAAATGCTTTCAGACTTAGTGGTCAGCGTAACTGAGCAGGGCCACATTATTTATTTATCTGATGTTGCTGATATTAAAGACGACATCACCGAGCATGACTCAAATGTAACGTTTAACAACCAACCTACCATGGGTTTTGCGGTTAAAATGTCGGCCACCAGCGATGTGTTAGAGATCTCAGAGCAAACTCAACTTGCCGTAGATGAACTAAAAGCCACCCTACCTAGTAACCTAGACATCACCATTTGGTTTAACGCTGCCAACTACGTTCAAGAACGCTTAGACTTGCTACAAAACAACGCAATTCAAGGCTTTATTCTGGTGTTTATTATTTTGACGTTGTTTTTAAACATGCGTTTGGCTTTTTGGGTTGCAATGGGCTTACCAGTGGCTATTGCAGGGACCTTTATTGTTCTAGGCGAGCTTGGCTTTCAATACACCATAAACGAAGTAACCACCTTTGGCTTTATTTTGGTGCTGGGTATTTTAGTGGATGATGCCGTTGTAGTGGGTGAGAGCATTTATAGCTACAAAGAAAAACACGGTGCATCGCTCGAATCAACCATTAAAGGGACTGAGCGCGTTGCGATCCCAACAATTTTTGGCGTGTTAACAACCGTTGCAGCGCTATTACCTATGACACGCTTTCCATCAGAAACAGGCCGTTTATTTGCAGGCTTTGCATGGGTTGTGATCATTGCCTTATTGTTCTCGCTGCTAGAGTCTAAGTTTATTTTACCAGCGCACTTACGCTCTCTTAAGTTTGATAACAATCCAAAGTCTTTGACCAGAAAGCTGACGGTTTACCCTCGTAAATTACTCGAGTTATTAGCGCACAAAATCTACCGCCCGGTACTAGATGCATGTTTACGATACCGTTACGTGTGCTTAATTGGCTTTTTTACACTGGTATTAGGCATTTTAGGCAGTTTACAAAACGGAACCATACGCAGTGTGATGTTTCCTGATGTGCCCAGTGATTTGATCATTCTTGAGCTAAATTTAGAACAAAATGTGCCAGTCACCTTGCTGCAACAAGCCGAACAACAAGTCAAAGCCGTTAGAACGCGTATTAATGAGCAATACAAGCAGCAGTACCAGTTAAGCGGTGATATTATTGAAAAAGCAATGACGGTAACGTTTGAGCAAGGCAACATACTGGTATTTGCTGAGCCGATACAGCGCAGTGAACGCGCCAATATCAACCTAAAACAAGTGGCAAACCAATGGCGCAAAGAACTACTGAACGTTGAAGCACTGCAAAGTGTTGAGGTAACTGTCTCATTAGAAGGCACAGGTGCTGGCACTCACATACGCTTAAGTCATCCTAATATTGATAGACTGAATGAGATCAGTGACTACACCAAACAGTGGTTAGCACGCCAAGAAGGCGTGAACAATGTGCTTGAAGAAAACTTATCGTCTATGCCGCAGCTCACCTTTACGCTAAAACCTGAAGCACAATTGTTTGGTATTACTCATCGTATGCTCTCTGAGCAACTGGCGACAGCATACGGCGGATTGGAGCTTGACCGCTTTTATCGTGATGAACATCGGGTAAAAATGTACTTAACCTTGCACCAACAGTTGCGTGACTCGCGCTCGGATCTCAACTCGTTATACATATATAACGAGCAAGGGCAGCCAATTCCACTGTCAGCGGTAGCCAATGTTGAAACCACCACAGTGAATAACACCTTAACCCGCTTTAATGGTGAACTTACCCGCTCATTAAAGGTAGATGTTGATAAGAGTGTTGTTTCACCTGAGCAACTTTACACGGAGTTAGAGGCGGTATTTGCCAGCCATGTACGGCCGCAATACCCAGGTGCGGGTTTAAAGCGGGCCGGAGAGCTGGAGCAAAATGTTGAGTCGACCAAAGGCTTGGGCGTTGCCTTTACCGTGGCTATCGCGCTGATTTACGTACTCTTGGCTATCCCGCTAAAACGCTATGGCCAGCCGTTACTGATTGTGTTTTCAGTACCCTTTGGCTTAGTTGGTGCGGTATTAGGGCATGTTTGGCTAGGCCTAAGTGTTAGCCTCTATTCATGGTTAGGTATGCTCACGCTATCTGGCGTGGTGGTGAACGACAGCTTATTAATCGTCAATCGATATAATCAGCTTTGTCATGAACTAGACAGTAAAGTAGATGCGGTAAGACAAGCCTGTTTAGACCGTTTTAGGGCTATTTTCTTGACGACGATTACCACCTTCGCGGGGCTATTGCCGCTACTTAACGAAACCTCAGAGCAAGCTCAGTACCTGATCCCCGCGGCGGTATCACTGGCTTATGGATTATTATTTGCTACGGTGATCTGTTTAATACTGATGCCAACGCTATTAATTATTTCTTCTGATATAAAAGCATTTGTTACCATGAGAGAGCTCTCTTTAGCCAAAGCCCATCAAACCAAAAAAGCCCAAGCGCTGTAA
- a CDS encoding efflux RND transporter periplasmic adaptor subunit, translating into MKRFFSSLRVRQAIATVVALFFLLVVLDELEKAEQANVIPPSSNVAPSLHVASVVDIQPIMQLPSLMRLGYVEPLKMTEVMSDVSGRIVLVTDSFRKGQLLNESSPLLHVDPLPYQVALANAQSQLLEAKTNLKNAQTQYDANSLVVKSAQSQLKLAELQVEQAQVDLKRTVIALPFDGELVQIKTNLGEYVAAGTSVASALPKATREIRVPINIEEFDDIAQPLLNKQVEVFSLNKLKSWHGKVTGVSHFSENQQRTLYVSIDSEHSSLPMFGENVYVQLPHKNWQTTYSVPESALTEKYEIWLVDEQNKIYRHKLNEFTINDSMVYFPMHDSQFNRVVEFPRSYLSQGMELAVKTSASNKEAL; encoded by the coding sequence ATGAAGCGTTTTTTTTCAAGTTTACGAGTAAGACAAGCGATTGCCACCGTAGTCGCGTTGTTTTTTTTACTAGTGGTGTTAGATGAGCTAGAAAAGGCAGAGCAAGCTAACGTCATACCACCAAGTAGCAATGTAGCACCGAGTTTGCACGTCGCCTCAGTGGTTGATATTCAACCGATAATGCAACTACCCAGCTTAATGCGTTTAGGCTATGTAGAGCCGTTGAAAATGACAGAGGTGATGAGTGACGTATCTGGGCGTATCGTTTTAGTCACTGATTCTTTTCGAAAGGGCCAACTACTCAATGAAAGCAGTCCTTTACTTCATGTTGACCCACTGCCTTATCAAGTTGCACTCGCCAATGCACAATCACAGCTACTTGAAGCAAAAACAAATTTAAAAAATGCACAAACACAATATGATGCTAACAGCTTGGTGGTTAAGTCGGCGCAGAGCCAGCTAAAACTTGCCGAGCTACAAGTGGAGCAAGCGCAAGTTGATTTAAAACGCACCGTTATCGCACTACCTTTTGATGGTGAGCTGGTGCAAATAAAAACCAATTTAGGTGAGTACGTTGCGGCTGGCACAAGTGTCGCGTCGGCATTGCCCAAAGCCACGCGTGAAATTCGTGTGCCGATTAATATTGAAGAGTTTGATGACATAGCGCAGCCGTTACTAAACAAACAAGTTGAGGTATTTAGCTTAAACAAGCTTAAAAGCTGGCACGGCAAAGTAACGGGGGTCAGTCACTTTAGTGAAAACCAACAACGCACCCTATATGTAAGTATCGACAGCGAACATAGTAGTTTGCCGATGTTTGGTGAAAACGTGTATGTGCAATTGCCGCATAAGAACTGGCAAACAACTTACTCTGTACCTGAATCAGCATTAACCGAAAAATACGAAATTTGGCTCGTTGATGAGCAAAACAAAATTTATCGTCACAAACTCAACGAATTTACCATCAACGACTCCATGGTGTATTTTCCTATGCACGATAGCCAATTTAACCGAGTGGTTGAGTTTCCAAGAAGCTACTTAAGCCAAGGTATGGAGCTTGCAGTAAAAACCTCTGCATCTAACAAGGAGGCGTTATGA
- a CDS encoding DUF2141 domain-containing protein translates to MLIRATLLCAMLVPVLASASATPEHEGVLEVVVNSAKNDDGEIQVTLMNNAAQFDSKETPIAVCRQTIDKLKALCKFDKLQHGEYAIFAYHDENINKELDENFLGAPKEKLAVSGVDLAQNQSPTFVQSKFKFNSQLAQVFINLQ, encoded by the coding sequence ATGTTAATTCGAGCAACCCTGCTTTGTGCCATGTTAGTCCCGGTATTGGCATCAGCTTCCGCAACACCTGAACACGAAGGTGTTCTTGAGGTTGTTGTTAATTCAGCAAAAAATGATGATGGCGAAATACAAGTCACATTAATGAACAATGCCGCCCAGTTTGACTCAAAAGAAACTCCTATTGCGGTATGTAGACAAACCATAGATAAGTTAAAGGCGCTGTGTAAGTTCGACAAACTGCAGCACGGCGAATATGCCATTTTTGCTTACCACGACGAAAATATAAACAAAGAGCTAGACGAAAACTTTTTGGGTGCCCCTAAAGAGAAACTGGCAGTAAGCGGTGTTGATTTAGCACAAAATCAGTCGCCCACCTTTGTACAAAGCAAATTCAAGTTTAACAGCCAGTTAGCGCAAGTATTTATTAATTTACAGTAG
- a CDS encoding MipA/OmpV family protein yields the protein MKKHLYTLTLTSALLLGTAGTAQAQGNFGIGLGLFNGSTEYKDIDTEVYLLPVLMYEGENFSLSPSRAEYYFQFSGNMWVSAIGALRLQGYEADDNATFKGMDNRSIGFDLGASVNFYDAEIGFLSVEWLTDVAGKSEGDEVSAIWAYPIEGKSVTITPSVFWRWQSEDLVNYYYGVKAKEVTATRAAYTPDAASTFGAALSLDYKLTQSVTLFSEISAYSLDDEIKNSPLVDDDKDMGYGASIGFVYSF from the coding sequence ATGAAAAAGCATTTGTATACGCTCACATTAACATCGGCGCTTTTATTAGGCACGGCAGGAACTGCGCAAGCGCAAGGTAATTTTGGTATCGGTTTAGGGTTATTCAATGGCTCAACTGAATATAAAGACATTGATACCGAAGTATATTTACTACCTGTTTTAATGTACGAAGGCGAAAACTTCAGCCTCTCCCCTAGTCGCGCAGAGTATTATTTTCAATTTAGCGGCAATATGTGGGTAAGCGCCATTGGTGCGCTAAGGCTGCAAGGCTATGAGGCTGATGATAATGCAACATTTAAAGGCATGGATAATAGAAGTATCGGTTTTGATTTAGGTGCTAGTGTTAACTTTTACGATGCTGAAATCGGTTTTTTATCTGTTGAGTGGCTAACCGATGTGGCGGGTAAATCCGAAGGTGACGAAGTATCTGCCATTTGGGCCTACCCTATTGAGGGCAAATCAGTCACGATCACACCAAGTGTGTTCTGGCGCTGGCAAAGTGAAGATTTAGTGAATTATTACTACGGCGTAAAAGCGAAGGAAGTCACTGCAACGCGCGCGGCATATACGCCAGATGCAGCCTCGACCTTTGGTGCAGCATTATCGCTTGACTATAAGCTTACGCAGAGCGTGACCTTATTTAGTGAAATTAGCGCATATTCCCTTGATGACGAAATTAAAAACAGCCCCTTAGTGGATGATGACAAAGACATGGGCTACGGCGCATCTATTGGCTTTGTGTATAGTTTCTAA